One region of Halohasta litchfieldiae genomic DNA includes:
- a CDS encoding uroporphyrinogen-III synthase — protein MTQEVRVAVFRPDDERLETAVDLLDSLGATPVADPMLAIESTGAVPAPDADYTIFTSKTGIELAAEAGWSPDETTLVSIGSGTTAAAEGVGWEVDKEPETYSSTGLVDLLSGEIAGKRVEVARSDHGSQVLLDGLEEADADWSETVLYKLVRPPESGISAEMAAEGDLEAVAFTSSLTVDHFLAAAAERGSREAAIEGLNKAVVGVIGEPTRETAEEHGIDVDIVPDEATFEALATVVVEEAAPSYSE, from the coding sequence ATGACCCAAGAGGTCCGTGTCGCGGTGTTCCGCCCCGACGACGAACGGCTCGAAACCGCAGTCGACCTGCTCGACTCGCTGGGAGCCACGCCGGTGGCCGATCCGATGCTCGCCATCGAGTCGACCGGCGCGGTCCCCGCCCCCGACGCCGACTACACGATCTTCACGAGCAAGACCGGGATCGAACTCGCCGCCGAGGCTGGCTGGAGCCCCGACGAGACGACGCTCGTCAGTATCGGCTCCGGGACGACTGCCGCCGCCGAGGGGGTCGGCTGGGAAGTCGACAAAGAACCCGAAACCTACAGTTCGACTGGACTGGTCGACTTGCTGTCCGGTGAGATCGCTGGCAAACGCGTTGAGGTCGCCCGGAGCGACCACGGCAGTCAGGTGCTGCTCGATGGGTTGGAGGAAGCCGACGCCGACTGGTCCGAAACCGTTCTTTATAAATTAGTTCGACCACCGGAGTCCGGAATCTCCGCGGAGATGGCCGCCGAAGGCGATCTTGAGGCCGTGGCGTTCACCTCGTCGCTCACAGTCGACCACTTCCTCGCGGCCGCTGCCGAACGCGGCAGTCGCGAGGCCGCAATCGAGGGCCTCAACAAGGCAGTTGTCGGCGTGATTGGCGAGCCAACGCGGGAGACCGCTGAGGAACACGGGATCGACGTCGACATCGTCCCCGATGAGGCGACCTTCGAGGCGCTGGCGACTGTAGTCGTTGAGGAAGCCGCTCCCAGCTACAGCGAGTAG
- the cobA gene encoding uroporphyrinogen-III C-methyltransferase, which yields MPEANDSVGTVYLVGSGPGDPELMTVKARRLLDEADVVLHDKLPGPKILGEIPEAKREDVGKRAGGEWTPQEYTNKRLVALAEEGKTVVRLKGGDPFVFGRGGEEMEHLAANEIPFEVVPGITSAIAGAGVAGIPVTHRDHVSSVSFVTGHEDPTKDESAIDWEALAATGGTLVVLMGVGKLPFYTQALLDAGMDPETPVALVERATWPNMRVASGTMETIVDVRDEHDIEPPAITVIGEVAATRKAVVDFLGNRTGELADHDSGLETTTE from the coding sequence ATGCCTGAGGCCAACGACTCGGTCGGCACCGTCTATCTGGTCGGCAGTGGCCCCGGTGATCCGGAATTGATGACCGTCAAAGCCCGTCGACTCCTTGATGAGGCCGATGTCGTCCTCCACGACAAACTCCCCGGCCCAAAGATTCTCGGGGAGATTCCCGAGGCCAAACGCGAGGACGTGGGCAAACGCGCCGGTGGCGAGTGGACCCCACAGGAGTACACCAACAAGCGGCTGGTCGCCCTCGCCGAGGAGGGCAAAACCGTCGTCCGACTGAAGGGCGGCGACCCATTCGTCTTCGGTCGCGGCGGCGAGGAGATGGAGCATCTCGCGGCCAACGAGATACCCTTCGAGGTCGTCCCCGGAATCACCTCCGCCATCGCGGGGGCTGGCGTCGCCGGAATACCGGTCACTCACCGCGACCACGTCTCCAGCGTCTCCTTTGTCACGGGTCACGAGGACCCGACCAAGGACGAATCGGCCATCGACTGGGAGGCACTCGCCGCGACCGGCGGCACGCTGGTCGTCCTGATGGGTGTCGGTAAGCTGCCATTCTATACGCAGGCGCTGCTCGATGCCGGGATGGACCCCGAGACGCCGGTCGCGCTGGTCGAACGCGCGACGTGGCCGAATATGCGCGTGGCCAGCGGGACAATGGAGACGATTGTCGACGTCCGGGACGAACACGACATCGAACCGCCTGCAATCACCGTGATCGGTGAAGTCGCCGCCACACGCAAGGCTGTCGTCGACTTCCTCGGCAACCGAACCGGCGAGCTGGCCGACCACGACAGTGGGCTGGAGACCACCACTGAATGA
- the hemC gene encoding hydroxymethylbilane synthase translates to MNSDADIRLATRGSDLALRQANTIKSNLDSRRREVTLTEVETTGDQLREELIHQLGKTGAFVRSLDEKVLSGELDAAVHSMKDMPTEMPEDLVVAGVPERAPSGDVLVTPDGTKLDLLAPEAVVGTSSLRRTAQLLATRPDLEVVPLRGNVDTRLEKLLAPSLQAEHDRRLEAESKGNESEYGQSPDDWFESLSQLERSAMERRVDQEMDAIVLAEAGIRRSGLYDTVESVRLPKSSFVPSPGQGAIAVTASDPEIAETIQEALDHPVTRVETTVERTVLAEVGGGCIAPIGVSAMLQGEYVQTRAQILSHDGTEVIEATRDLPVSNHADAAADFAADLRERGAADLIDEAREAAEAEADAGDDSVADAGGPETVMGDDDA, encoded by the coding sequence ATGAACTCAGATGCGGATATCCGGCTTGCCACACGCGGCTCTGATCTCGCGCTTCGGCAGGCCAACACCATCAAATCGAACCTCGACTCCCGTCGACGTGAGGTGACGCTCACGGAGGTAGAGACGACCGGCGACCAACTCCGTGAGGAACTCATCCACCAACTGGGCAAAACCGGAGCCTTCGTTCGCTCGCTCGACGAAAAAGTTCTCTCCGGCGAACTCGACGCTGCCGTCCACTCGATGAAGGATATGCCGACCGAGATGCCCGAGGATCTCGTCGTCGCTGGTGTCCCCGAACGCGCCCCCTCCGGCGACGTACTCGTCACACCGGACGGAACCAAACTCGATCTCCTCGCTCCGGAGGCCGTCGTCGGCACGAGTTCGCTCCGCCGAACCGCCCAACTGCTCGCAACGCGGCCAGATTTGGAGGTCGTCCCGCTGCGGGGCAACGTCGACACCCGCCTCGAAAAACTGCTGGCCCCCTCGTTGCAGGCCGAACACGACCGACGACTCGAAGCCGAGTCGAAAGGCAACGAAAGCGAGTACGGCCAGTCGCCCGACGACTGGTTCGAGTCGCTCTCTCAACTCGAACGCAGTGCGATGGAACGCCGGGTCGACCAAGAGATGGACGCCATCGTCCTTGCAGAAGCAGGCATTCGACGTAGCGGGCTCTACGACACCGTCGAGAGCGTTCGACTGCCGAAAAGCTCCTTCGTCCCCTCGCCGGGACAGGGTGCGATTGCGGTGACCGCCAGCGATCCCGAAATCGCCGAGACGATCCAAGAGGCACTCGACCACCCCGTGACGCGCGTCGAGACCACCGTCGAGCGTACCGTGCTGGCCGAAGTCGGTGGGGGCTGTATCGCCCCTATCGGCGTCAGCGCGATGCTGCAGGGCGAGTACGTCCAGACCCGGGCCCAGATTCTCAGCCACGACGGGACGGAAGTCATCGAGGCAACGCGAGATCTGCCGGTGAGTAATCACGCCGACGCGGCCGCCGACTTTGCGGCCGATCTCCGCGAGCGCGGCGCAGCCGATCTGATCGACGAGGCCCGCGAGGCCGCCGAAGCCGAAGCGGATGCTGGGGATGACTCAGTTGCCGACGCTGGCGGCCCCGAAACCGTGATGGGTGATGACGATGCCTGA
- a CDS encoding helix-turn-helix domain-containing protein, with the protein MSIIAAFSAPANSLSLGQCIENQPNAEIEIERVVPMRQGTFPYIFVWNCTNYELFEETAKSLPEVTALSIVENFDDGRLYKLEWDKQEHKLISSVVRNDGVLLFARGDNVKWRFEFRFPTRANVSQFFTDISDDLIELELTSLFEEVEFQSMEDESLLTSKQEHALKTALEMRYFNTPRDASLGDVATELNISSSACSVLLRRGHKQLLNKRFERREGRSRDSI; encoded by the coding sequence ATGAGTATCATTGCTGCGTTTTCTGCTCCGGCTAACAGCCTTTCACTCGGTCAATGCATCGAAAACCAGCCCAATGCCGAAATCGAGATCGAACGGGTTGTGCCGATGCGCCAAGGGACATTCCCGTATATTTTTGTTTGGAACTGTACGAACTATGAGTTATTTGAAGAAACTGCAAAGTCTCTTCCTGAAGTCACAGCTCTCTCCATTGTAGAAAATTTTGACGATGGGAGACTGTACAAATTAGAGTGGGATAAACAAGAACACAAACTCATTTCCAGTGTTGTCCGTAACGACGGTGTCCTTCTGTTCGCACGAGGAGACAATGTGAAGTGGAGATTCGAGTTTCGGTTCCCAACCCGTGCTAACGTCTCTCAGTTTTTCACTGACATTTCTGATGATCTAATTGAGCTCGAACTCACATCCCTCTTTGAAGAAGTAGAGTTTCAATCGATGGAGGACGAGTCGCTACTCACGAGCAAGCAAGAACACGCGCTCAAAACGGCATTAGAAATGAGATATTTCAATACACCCCGAGATGCCTCTCTCGGTGATGTTGCAACCGAACTCAATATTTCTTCGTCAGCCTGTAGTGTCCTACTTCGTCGTGGTCATAAGCAACTTCTCAACAAGCGGTTTGAGAGGCGAGAAGGCCGATCTCGGGATAGTATATAA
- the hemL gene encoding glutamate-1-semialdehyde 2,1-aminomutase, which yields MNHERSRDLYDRALSVMPGGVNSSVRATQPYPFFVDSGDGAHVIDADGNRYVDYVMGYGPLLYGHDLPEPVQSAIQSHASAGPMYGAPTEVEVELAEFVARHVPSVEMVRFVNSGTEATVSAVRLARGYTERNKIVVMQGGYHGAQESTLVAGDADNPSPSTAGIPHSFAEHTLPVPFNDSEAIRTVFEDHGDDIAAVLVEPILGNKGIVTPVDGYHETLRELCNDYGSLLVFDEVITGFRVGGLQCAQGKFGVTPDLTTFGKIVGGGFPVGAIGGKSNIIEHFTPSGDVFQSGTFSGHPVTMAAGLATLEYAAEHDVYDHINSLAEQLRSGLTDILADRAPEYTVVGTDSMFKTIFTRDGATERGEQCGAGCRQDPNCPNFESCPKTGADVANAETDRWERLFWQEMKDRGVFLTANQFESQFVSYAHTEEDIEKTLEAYAEAL from the coding sequence ATGAACCACGAACGCTCCCGCGATCTGTACGACCGGGCCCTCTCGGTGATGCCCGGCGGCGTCAACTCCTCGGTGCGTGCCACTCAGCCATACCCGTTTTTCGTCGACAGCGGTGATGGAGCCCACGTCATCGATGCCGATGGCAACCGGTATGTCGACTACGTGATGGGATACGGCCCACTGCTCTATGGCCACGACCTCCCGGAGCCAGTCCAGTCGGCAATTCAATCTCATGCCTCGGCAGGGCCAATGTACGGCGCACCCACGGAGGTCGAAGTCGAACTCGCGGAGTTCGTCGCCCGCCACGTTCCCAGCGTGGAGATGGTGCGGTTCGTCAACTCCGGTACTGAAGCGACGGTGTCGGCGGTTCGGCTGGCTCGCGGCTACACCGAGCGCAACAAGATCGTCGTCATGCAGGGCGGCTATCACGGGGCCCAGGAGTCGACGCTCGTCGCTGGCGATGCCGACAATCCCTCACCGTCGACCGCGGGCATCCCTCACTCGTTTGCTGAACATACTCTCCCCGTGCCGTTCAACGACAGCGAAGCGATCAGGACCGTGTTCGAGGACCACGGTGACGATATCGCGGCGGTGCTTGTCGAGCCGATCCTTGGTAACAAGGGGATCGTGACGCCGGTCGACGGCTACCACGAAACCCTCCGGGAACTCTGCAACGATTACGGCTCGCTGCTGGTCTTCGACGAAGTGATCACCGGGTTCCGTGTCGGTGGCCTCCAGTGCGCACAGGGTAAGTTCGGCGTGACGCCGGATCTGACGACGTTCGGCAAGATCGTCGGCGGCGGGTTCCCGGTCGGCGCAATCGGCGGGAAGTCGAATATCATCGAGCATTTCACCCCCTCCGGCGATGTATTCCAGTCCGGGACGTTCTCGGGCCACCCGGTCACGATGGCCGCCGGACTGGCAACCCTCGAATACGCAGCCGAACACGACGTGTACGACCACATCAACTCGCTGGCCGAGCAACTCCGCAGTGGGCTGACCGACATTCTCGCGGATCGGGCTCCCGAGTACACGGTCGTCGGCACCGACAGCATGTTCAAGACGATCTTTACGCGTGATGGAGCGACCGAGCGCGGCGAGCAGTGTGGCGCAGGCTGTCGACAGGACCCCAACTGTCCGAACTTCGAGTCCTGTCCGAAAACTGGGGCTGACGTGGCCAACGCCGAAACCGACCGCTGGGAGCGACTCTTCTGGCAGGAGATGAAAGACCGCGGCGTGTTCCTCACGGCCAACCAGTTCGAATCCCAGTTCGTCTCGTATGCCCACACCGAGGAGGACATCGAGAAGACGCTGGAAGCCTACGCCGAAGCGTTATAA
- the epsC gene encoding serine O-acetyltransferase EpsC → MEYTYTGSAHMELRASYADDDSRFRTRQSSSFPERNTVIEETRLLRKLLFPGCWNAADIVDDEAALRETLEELGGHFCNGIQPYGPDCLSTPVEAVLDELPAIRQQLKQDVEAAYKGDPAATSYVEIIRSYPGLHAMMVHRVAHALYDESQPAYARELAEAAHTATGIDIHPGAEIGEYFFIDHGSGVVIGETATIGDWVRLYQAVTLGALHFEEEEDDEQTLKKGYKRHPDIGDNVVIGAGSKILGPITIGDHVSIEANAWVTDDVPAHTNVFIKHPEQTRKPVDDQ, encoded by the coding sequence ATGGAGTACACCTACACTGGTTCGGCACACATGGAGCTACGCGCGTCGTATGCCGACGACGACAGCCGGTTTCGAACCCGGCAGTCCTCGTCGTTTCCGGAGCGAAACACCGTTATTGAGGAGACGCGACTGCTTCGAAAGCTGTTGTTTCCGGGCTGCTGGAACGCCGCCGACATTGTCGACGACGAAGCCGCACTACGTGAGACTCTGGAGGAACTCGGTGGCCACTTCTGTAATGGGATTCAACCCTACGGTCCGGACTGTCTGTCGACGCCCGTCGAGGCGGTACTCGACGAACTTCCGGCGATCCGACAGCAGTTGAAACAGGACGTCGAGGCGGCATATAAGGGCGATCCGGCGGCCACGAGCTACGTCGAGATCATCCGGTCGTATCCCGGCCTCCACGCGATGATGGTTCACCGGGTGGCCCACGCCCTCTATGATGAATCTCAACCGGCATACGCCCGTGAGTTGGCCGAAGCCGCCCATACCGCCACCGGGATCGATATCCATCCCGGCGCTGAAATCGGCGAGTACTTTTTTATCGACCATGGCAGCGGCGTCGTCATCGGCGAGACCGCGACAATCGGCGACTGGGTGCGGCTCTACCAGGCAGTTACCCTTGGTGCGCTCCACTTCGAGGAGGAAGAAGACGACGAGCAGACCCTGAAAAAGGGGTACAAACGACATCCGGATATCGGCGACAACGTCGTTATCGGAGCCGGAAGTAAGATCCTCGGCCCGATCACAATCGGTGACCACGTCAGTATCGAAGCCAACGCGTGGGTGACCGATGACGTGCCGGCTCACACGAACGTATTTATTAAGCATCCCGAGCAGACCCGCAAGCCAGTCGACGACCAGTAG